A DNA window from Bradyrhizobium sp. CCBAU 53421 contains the following coding sequences:
- a CDS encoding S8 family serine peptidase, which yields MNPVADIAGLTALWQRTSGGDPAVKIAIIDGPVDLNHPSLRQARVAMGGEFVAPSSPTIQSEHGTHVTSVLMGTPGSPVLGVAPNCSATVFSIYREGAAGQIEPSSQSTLALAINQALAVDADIINISSGQQSATGQADRILVDAVRACERAGKLIVAAAGNDGCRCVQVPGSLSSVLAVGACDLVGNPLPFSNFGDAYLENGILAPGENIAGASPVRNVSLRSGTSFAAPIVTGVVALLLSCLRQNGRKAEPQAVRAALLESAAPCRNDGSASRCLAGRLDIPAAVAALLGEQADAVMPSGATAAPPRFRGVSARPFVQPSSAAQPTATREGSMGDLSAMSAPSAPRIFGPDGSVLRSSAGIMPSEAQPAAPAAPAAMAAPVDHGVVAAPIAAPAPYPYHAPHPGGDMVWMPAPAPQMVMPPMMMPQMAMPTAGMMPQTWLQPQQLPALMPNHALPVAMPPALPMYEAPAVRTSGEKSCGCGGGMRPRGATAESTGQLAFPIGRLFYDFGKEARLDYFVQSIANWRDSLIGRGDPVFGPDRDRSGDTSAPYNPAIMARYLLNQAEGESATPAGAGNNFPDADAITWTMTIDSIPIYAIKPLDVFGLGFFAALILALWHQEVSHDDPATTRTVAIATMSAPAAGEPRPTRPAFPGPGGVARVSMAGWVDSTNTTKLLNGTVVPTLVTDWRGFYQWDLFTLFGKDSDQWPPGAEGFLERIYNEFRNVGLSPQDRALNYSAMNAYNTRKIFFDAAEKGLRLDTVEVDQSVICRPDSDCHDVTYRFFNPTQVLTQAREVYQYTIDVSDVVPVAVGPLRQWQVY from the coding sequence ATGAATCCAGTTGCCGACATCGCTGGTCTGACTGCCTTGTGGCAGAGAACGTCGGGCGGCGACCCCGCGGTGAAGATCGCGATCATCGACGGTCCGGTAGATCTCAATCATCCCTCGCTCAGGCAGGCCCGCGTCGCGATGGGCGGCGAGTTCGTCGCGCCGTCGTCGCCGACGATCCAGTCCGAGCACGGCACGCATGTCACGAGCGTGTTGATGGGCACGCCCGGCAGCCCGGTGCTCGGCGTCGCGCCGAACTGCAGCGCAACCGTGTTCTCGATCTATCGCGAGGGCGCGGCCGGGCAGATCGAGCCGTCCTCGCAGAGCACATTGGCGCTCGCGATCAACCAGGCGCTGGCTGTCGATGCCGACATCATCAACATCAGCAGCGGTCAGCAATCCGCGACGGGACAGGCCGATCGCATTCTGGTCGACGCGGTGCGCGCCTGCGAGCGCGCCGGCAAGCTGATCGTCGCCGCGGCCGGCAATGACGGCTGCCGCTGCGTCCAGGTGCCGGGCAGCCTCTCGTCGGTGCTTGCGGTCGGCGCGTGCGATCTCGTCGGCAACCCGCTGCCGTTCAGCAATTTCGGCGACGCTTATCTGGAGAACGGCATCCTGGCGCCGGGCGAGAACATCGCGGGCGCCTCGCCGGTTCGCAATGTCAGCCTGCGTTCCGGAACGAGCTTCGCTGCACCGATCGTCACCGGCGTCGTTGCGCTGCTGCTCTCATGCCTGCGCCAGAACGGTCGCAAGGCCGAACCGCAAGCCGTCCGCGCCGCGCTGCTCGAAAGCGCGGCGCCCTGCCGGAACGACGGCAGCGCCTCGCGCTGTCTCGCCGGACGGCTCGATATTCCCGCGGCTGTCGCCGCCCTGCTTGGCGAGCAGGCGGACGCCGTCATGCCGTCGGGTGCCACGGCCGCGCCTCCCCGCTTCCGGGGAGTGTCCGCGCGCCCTTTCGTCCAACCGTCATCCGCCGCTCAGCCAACTGCAACCAGAGAGGGTTCCATGGGAGATCTATCAGCAATGTCTGCACCATCGGCTCCGCGCATCTTCGGGCCGGACGGCTCGGTCCTGCGAAGCAGCGCCGGGATCATGCCAAGCGAGGCTCAGCCTGCCGCGCCGGCGGCACCTGCGGCCATGGCCGCCCCCGTTGATCACGGTGTGGTCGCCGCGCCGATCGCTGCACCGGCGCCTTATCCGTATCACGCCCCCCATCCGGGCGGCGACATGGTCTGGATGCCGGCACCGGCACCGCAGATGGTCATGCCGCCGATGATGATGCCGCAGATGGCGATGCCGACGGCCGGCATGATGCCGCAAACCTGGCTGCAGCCGCAGCAGCTGCCCGCGCTGATGCCGAATCACGCGCTTCCGGTCGCAATGCCGCCGGCGCTGCCAATGTACGAAGCGCCTGCGGTACGCACCAGCGGCGAGAAGAGCTGCGGCTGTGGCGGCGGCATGCGCCCGCGGGGCGCGACGGCCGAGTCCACCGGTCAGCTCGCCTTTCCGATCGGCCGGCTGTTCTACGATTTCGGCAAGGAAGCCCGCCTCGACTACTTCGTGCAGTCGATCGCCAACTGGCGCGACAGCCTGATCGGACGTGGCGATCCGGTGTTCGGCCCGGATCGCGATCGCTCCGGCGACACCTCGGCGCCGTACAATCCGGCGATCATGGCGCGCTATCTGCTGAACCAGGCCGAAGGCGAGAGCGCGACGCCGGCCGGCGCCGGCAACAACTTCCCGGACGCCGACGCCATCACCTGGACGATGACGATCGATTCGATCCCGATCTACGCGATCAAGCCGCTCGATGTGTTCGGTCTCGGCTTCTTCGCCGCGCTGATCCTGGCGCTGTGGCATCAGGAGGTCTCGCACGACGATCCCGCGACGACCCGCACCGTGGCGATCGCGACGATGTCGGCCCCCGCCGCCGGCGAACCAAGGCCGACGCGCCCGGCATTCCCGGGGCCTGGCGGCGTTGCGCGGGTTTCGATGGCCGGTTGGGTCGACAGCACCAACACGACCAAGCTGCTCAACGGCACCGTCGTGCCGACGCTGGTGACCGACTGGCGCGGCTTCTACCAGTGGGATCTGTTCACGCTGTTCGGCAAAGACTCCGACCAATGGCCGCCCGGCGCGGAAGGCTTCCTCGAGCGGATCTACAACGAGTTCCGCAATGTCGGTCTCTCGCCGCAGGACCGCGCGCTGAATTATTCCGCGATGAATGCCTACAACACGCGGAAGATCTTCTTTGACGCCGCCGAGAAGGGCCTGCGGCTCGACACCGTCGAGGTCGACCAGAGCGTGATCTGCCGGCCGGACTCGGATTGCCACGACGTGACCTACCGCTTCTTCAACCCGACGCAGGTCCTGACCCAGGCGCGCGAAGTCTATCAGTACACGATCGACGTCAGCGACGTGGTGCCGGTGGCGGTCGGGCCGCTGCGGCAGTGGCAGGTCTATTGA
- a CDS encoding trypsin-like serine protease — protein MTSVIRATVFLTLLMATPAFAIVGGGAPSTDGVARAVVTIVGSRGNFCSGALIAPQVVLTAAHCVQPGADYKIVDYGPDRQPKLQDVKTVAIHPGFRMQAMTNHVATADVALLQLAVPTAGKAPAVLGMPNIPIQVGGRFTVAGVGVTVRGDGKSGGSIRVAGLIASGKPGTLQIRLVDPVGQGVRDGLGACTGDSGAPVFEDKQAGPVIVGVVSWSTGPNGTAGCGGITGVTPLTLYRDWVMQTARQWGASF, from the coding sequence ATGACGAGCGTGATTCGAGCGACGGTCTTTCTGACTCTGCTGATGGCAACGCCGGCCTTCGCCATCGTTGGTGGTGGCGCGCCGTCGACCGATGGTGTCGCGCGCGCCGTCGTCACCATCGTCGGCTCGCGCGGTAATTTCTGCAGCGGCGCGCTGATCGCGCCGCAGGTGGTGCTGACCGCGGCGCATTGTGTGCAGCCCGGTGCCGACTACAAGATCGTCGATTACGGGCCGGACCGGCAGCCGAAGCTGCAGGACGTCAAGACGGTGGCAATCCATCCCGGCTTTCGGATGCAGGCGATGACCAATCATGTGGCGACCGCCGATGTCGCGCTGCTGCAGCTTGCGGTGCCAACCGCGGGCAAGGCGCCGGCCGTGCTCGGCATGCCCAACATTCCGATCCAGGTCGGTGGCCGCTTCACCGTCGCGGGCGTCGGTGTCACCGTGCGCGGCGACGGCAAGAGCGGCGGCAGCATTCGCGTCGCCGGCCTGATCGCGAGCGGCAAGCCCGGCACGCTGCAGATCCGTCTCGTCGACCCGGTCGGGCAGGGCGTGCGCGACGGGCTTGGCGCCTGCACGGGCGACTCCGGTGCACCCGTGTTCGAGGACAAGCAAGCCGGGCCCGTCATCGTCGGCGTGGTGAGCTGGTCCACCGGCCCGAACGGCACCGCGGGCTGCGGCGGCATCACCGGCGTGACGCCGCTCACGCTCTATCGCGACTGGGTGATGCAGACCGCGCGGCAGTGGGGCGCGAGCTTTTAG
- a CDS encoding response regulator transcription factor, translating into MRIAVVTPIRLFSEGLTSSFQNHAEFAVEAAVSDLAGLRAALKTGSVNVILVDVTQGIDLDEVRVIASEHADIALVALGLNEDRRDVVRCGRAGFSGYISRNASFDELCRALSDVASGRLACSAEISGGLLRALFCMERQTDTIDTDQGLTRRESEVLKLIGQGMSNKEIARDLNLSLATVKHHVHHVLQKLGLPRRAQAMRRVREAPWIASSAPALDRCRELD; encoded by the coding sequence ATGAGGATCGCGGTCGTCACGCCGATCAGGCTGTTCAGCGAGGGGCTTACCTCGAGTTTCCAGAACCACGCCGAGTTTGCCGTCGAGGCGGCGGTCTCCGACCTTGCCGGCCTGCGCGCGGCCCTGAAGACCGGCAGTGTGAATGTCATTCTGGTCGACGTCACACAGGGCATCGATCTCGACGAGGTGCGGGTGATTGCGAGCGAGCATGCGGACATCGCCCTGGTCGCGCTCGGCCTCAACGAGGACCGGCGCGACGTGGTTCGCTGCGGCAGGGCCGGGTTCAGCGGCTACATTTCCCGGAACGCCAGTTTCGACGAGCTATGCCGCGCGCTGTCGGACGTGGCATCGGGGCGACTCGCCTGCAGCGCCGAGATTTCCGGGGGGCTGCTGCGCGCGCTGTTTTGCATGGAGCGTCAGACGGATACGATCGACACTGACCAGGGCTTGACCCGGCGCGAAAGCGAGGTCCTCAAGCTCATCGGGCAGGGCATGTCGAACAAGGAGATCGCGCGCGATCTCAATCTCAGCCTGGCGACCGTCAAGCATCACGTCCATCACGTACTGCAGAAGCTCGGCCTGCCGCGCCGGGCGCAGGCGATGCGGCGAGTGCGCGAAGCGCCGTGGATCGCATCATCCGCGCCGGCTCTCGATCGCTGCCGCGAGCTCGACTGA